CAAACTTAGTAAGGACAATAAGTCAGAAAAGGCTAAATGGCTGCCTTTGTGTTGGGAGCCATTTAGTCTATAAGAATTTGTTTCGTAAGAATGTTTTACAATATTACGATTACATTTTTGTCGATCTATGTTACTTTTATACCAATAATCTAGCCCAAAATAATGAcaataggatagcttagatctttaattatagtcacaattttattttattgcaaattatttgtctataattaacagtcacatgttatatatatatactactgtTGGAGAAATCGTCACAACACGTCATCGTGGAGGGGGACAACGCGTAGTGGTGGTGTTAGAGACTATAAAAGGCGGTGCGCGCTTCATTCGAGAGAATCTTCGGGTACCGTCAACTAGTTTAAGGGGGACCCCTGTCCGTTTGGAAAGTCAACCTgctcattttgtttttgttgtaaattagatttataaattgaatttctttaaataagttatctgtTTTATTAGTTCCGTGTAAACTCTTGCTTCTactaaacatatatgtgtgtgtagtcatgatttgtttttttttattaaaattttacctctggttcctaaaatcagttgtgggattcgaaaaTATCACGTGACCTAATTTGCTTTGCATTCCTGAAATACCTGCGGCAGTTTGACtattcaaattactttttttcgttgcgtttgaaaattgaattttaaatgtcCCTTATTACGTAAGTAGTGTGCTGTCTAAGTTATTAGATGGTTGTTGTATTGTTATACGTAGCTGAAACCCTGGTGAGTacttccttttttatttatttgctaactACCTACAgctattttcaatataattgtGCGTGATTTTCAAATAGATTTGTGAATTCAAATTTAGCGTTACTTTTGGCCTATCTCGCTATTTTGCTATAATAGCCTACCTACCcgcataaaagtttatttgtattgGGCCTAGTTCTTGCTTATATTTCGTAATTTACTGTTACCTACAGTAAAGAAAATGTCAAATCAAGGTCATGAAAGGAGAAGTCTCTCTAGATACCGCGCCTCGCTTTCCGGGCATGGTACCGCACCATGATTCTGGCCGTAGGCGTCGAAGGTAGCATTCTAGACTTACTTCAAAACTGCATAATTCCCCTAATAAAGAGTTAATCGAACAAATGCAACAACTTCAAAATCGTTTAATTGCATTAGAAGGGCAACGCCGCTCCTCACCGCCGCGACTCCATGGACCGAACGCTGACTGTTTGCCTGCGCTGTCGCCACCACGGCTGCGACCTGTGACCGCGACTGTAGCTGAGCAACGGAGGTCTGTGGTGGAGGGTCGAGAGTCTGCTATGCCGTCTTCGCCAGGGCGTCCTGTGAGCGCAATGACGGACCGCGATGCCAGCGGAACCGATCGTATCATCGAGGCGATAGGTTCAATCAATACGACGGTGAGATCCAACCAATCTTATTACATATCCAATTTCGATCCAAGCATCCACGATATAGACATCTGGTGCGAGGAAGTTGAACGTGCTAAGAGTACAAACTATTGGGACGATAACGAGTGTCTTTCTCGCATCGGCAACTGTCTTAAAGGGGATGCTAGGACTTGGCTCAATGAGTGGGTCACCAATGACCGTAGTTGGAGCAATTTTAAGAAAAAGTTTAAACCATTGTGCCCTAGGATACCGGGTATTGCAAGTATTTTATACAGATGTCATGAGTACTAACTCTGATACACTGACAGATTCTGGTTTTTCTATTAACCCAAAGAAATGCTCTTTTTTTGTGTACTAAAATAGAATATTTGGGACTGACTATCAGTCATGGTCAGGTGCAGCCGAGCGAACAAAAAGTCCAAGCCTTAGTTTAGGCTCCCATCCCAAAGACCATCTTGCAGGTTCGCCAATATTTAGGGTTAGCTAGTTACTTCAGTCGATATATAGCGGAATTTGCTACTAAGACTGCACCTATTACTGGACTTACAAACAAAGGCGTTCCTTTCGTAAGGGGTAGTGAATAAGAAGAAGCACGGCAAGATATTATCTCGCAACTAACAAGCGAGCCTGTCTTAGCCATTTACGATCTTGTTTTGCCTAGCGAAGTCCATAAGGATGCTAGTTTCATTGGTTATGGTGCAGTACTTCTTCAGGTTCATAAAAAGGTGTATAAGCGAGGAGTCACATACTTCAGTAAACGGACTCAAGGTGCTGAGCCAAGGTACCATTCCTATGAGCTCGAGACCTTGGCTGTCGTTAAGGCCTTGCAAATTTTCCGACACTATCTGGTTGGCGTTCACTTTACTGTCGTTACAGACTGTAATGCACTAAAAGCCACGCAACGAAAGAAAGACCTACTGCCGCGTGTAGCCAGATGGTGGATATATTTGCAGGATTTTAATTTCACCTTAGAATACCGCAAGGGCACCTCCATGTCGAATGCTGACTATTTGAGCCGCAATCCGATTGTTGTATGTGAAGCACGCAAACAACAGAACTGGTCACAAATAGCACAGCCTGCTGATGAAGAGTCCCAGAAATTACTTCAAACTAGCAGATATGAGACTAGACTCCAGTCATTACGTTCGAAAGAGGGACCCTCTCTGTTATAAGTACACTGCAGTAGGAGAAGACTTTTTGTGccttcatttgttttttttttgatcaagCAGGCACAAGCGACTGGCAAGCCCGACTCTGGCATGCGCGGGCACATACCATACGACTTACTGTGTGGTCAAGGCGCTTCCGGTCGCGTCGAGCTGCAAATGCTGGCAGGCTCGTGTGGAAAGGCGACCCGGGCTACGGCAGAATTTATGGTGCCATGGCGAGGGGAATGGACTCCTGACACGTGTGCTGCCTTCTTCGAGGGGGAGCTTGTGTTATTTGTGTGTACAAGCTAACGTCGTGCCTCTGTTACACTATGATGAAGACCGCATAGTACGCTAACGTCGTGCATATGCTATGTGGTTTATTCGGAAGTGGTATGCTAACGTCGCGCCTCTACCATTCGTGAGAGCCTCATGTTAAGCTAACGTCGTGCCTATGACATGTAGGTGAGCTGATGTAGGAAATAAGCTAACGTCGAGCCTATGTTCCTTGCTATACGAGATAGCTAACGTCGTGCTTCCTCTCTGGTATTTGTTTGTGATCAACCATGGATCGATCAAGGGTCGATGTGTCCTTGGTAATCACGGAGGTCCCAATCAGAGATGCTTTATGTTCTCAGGTGCAGACGATGATGACAATATGGAGTCCACGCCTGAGCAAGCTGCCAGGAGCAACAATGTGCCTCGTGAACGTACTGCGGAGCCCGTGCCCTACTGCTCTGCGGGCATCCAGCAGCATGAGACAACGGAGCACGAGGACGTCCTCCAGTCAGGAGAGGCCGTGTTGGAGAAATCGTCACAACACGTCATCGTGGAGGGGGACAACGCGTAGTGGTGGTGTTAGAGACTATAAAAGGCGGTGCGCGCTTCATTCGAGAGAATCTTCGGGTACCGTCAACTAGTTTAAGGGGGACCCCTGTCCGTTTGGAAAGTCAACCTgctcattttgtttttgttgtaaattagatttataaattgaatttctttaaataagttatctgtTTTATTAGTTCCGTGTAAACTCTTGCTTCTactaaacatatatgtgtgtgtagtcatgatttgtttttttttattaaaattttacctctggttcctaaaactactatactcatttaaagcttagcgatactgaatactttaaaaacaaaatcaaacgcagacgaagtcgcgggcaacagctagtataatatataacaataaaattacttataatataatatataacaaggTTTTAAaaaccgagtgattctccattttTTATGTCATGCTAAAAATGAGGTTATAGGAACTAAATCTATTAATAATACTGTAactacattattatttacttactagatttatttacttattactttattaGATTTACACTTAACAgcgaaaaatatatatgtgtttttCTCGCCCATACGTTTAGTTTTACATTTGTTTCTTATTATGTTGgtgatattatgtttttttaataaatttgggGATGAAACAGCATTGTATGAAAAATCGTACGAAACTGATtgctacaaattaaaatatgtgttcCAATAAACTACTACAAAAAGCTTGCCACTTTTCTAAAGCAGATATGCAAACTGGGTCACTCGGAACAGTTTCGAAGTAGGCCCATGTACAGGTAGGTTTCCTGAGGAAGGGATCAGAAGTAAAGCAAAGTAACATGAATAACAACTTTGTGACAGTATGCCTATTtccaaataggcacataaaCCAGTACGCATACACATAGTTTAACTTCCGTTTCATATGTACAAAATTAGTTGCAATACATATTACTGAAATTACTTAAGAAAAAAGACGTAATTTaagagattataatattattattattattatattatgttgttatataaaataatacataatttagttgactccccacttcttctgagtaatattgattttgcatgtcgtaaaTTAAATGCTAAACGCAAACCTCGTGGGCAAGATTGAAGACAAGGTcgacaaataactttttatctcatgcgtgcaatgctttcaacagcaaCTCTTAGGAAAATagttatggcaaaataagtattataagctaTGATGCGTAATGGGCTAACCAGTtcggaagtatggcagttatattatacccataaccttatcggtttctacgcgatatagTATCGGGACGCTCAGTCCCTTTCGGTAACTATCCACAGGCAAAgcttcccactagaccagaaaattcaaaaaatataaattcaccaTTAAACCATAGCGTTCACCAGGGAATTCATCAAAAATCCTCTTTATAGCAAAGCGTATATTCTAGTCTCAAATTGCGATTCTAATGCGGGTGGTGGACTTCGATTAGAAGCCTTTAGCAAAGGCAAAGATCCACcaaactcggatgggcagcgttggggaaacttcgtgacatcttctcgtctaAAATCCCTTAGTGGCTGAAggctaaagtcttcgaacattgcgtgttgccagtgactGAGACATGTTCACTAACTATgtgtctcataagaaggctcagaatcactcagcgagcgatggagagagctatgctaggagtatctctacttgatcaaatcagaaatgaggagatccgtagaagaactagagttaccgatgaagataatgatgatgatgagtaaagGCACATCAGGAGTTAGTATACTAAATAGAACTCAAAACTCATATTTTACCCTAATGCGCCTAAACAAGTGTCACTTCAAAACGCAATCTAGTTTCACATTCGTTCGAAAAtacaaaagaattaaaacaCACCAACACTGCAGTGTGGGCTTGCATCGTTCAGCGTTAATTTATTCCACACTGTTCATTACTATGCAACATTACACTGGCCGAGAGTGAATGAATTTTGTATGTTTACTTTGTGTTCCAAAAAACTACAGTGTGTAATTTTACTACAGGTTCGTGTGTTAAGAGCAATGAACATTTTTACTCGAATACGAGTACGTGCCGCAGTGGGGTGCTTATCTGGTTATCAGTTTATTATACGCAACCGCAGATTCCTTGGCATtcgtttaagttttttatgctGCTCAAACTAAAAAGTTGGTTAGTAAGTTGGTGTAAAACTTCGTCAACACTGACTTGCTCCTCAGCGTGAGCATATACGGTACGtgcaataaattttttctttaaatcccGCGGGAATAGTCCGGGTGATTTTCCGGGATGAGAAATATCTACGCCCATTAGTGCAAACCCACAAGGTGCAAATTGTACTAAATTAAGTCAATAtcgttttgacgtgacaacgtcttataaattggtttgccgggtgacacttcaagaaactgcgttacgctccgctcacgttatgcgctcacaataagagcgagtgagaggcacgcgtcccttccactcgggcatggttagcccgcctaagagcgagagagacagacataaaaagtgaaaggcacgcgtccctttgtagtaaacgctgtttcattgtacgcaaatgtattgcaagttattgtatgtatatttgtatataaatacgtatgtatgtgtaaaggtaaaaataaaattttgttaatatgaaattcagtgcgagattctttgtataaattaatgttttaaatataattctttgtataaataaatgttttaaattgttactattatttcatccttcttcctactatacgaatgaatattcacattaaaattattttaccactcaaagtcgttgtcacgtaaaactttcgcccgtataccgactttacaggcaaccaatttttcaGTGTTATGTcactttacagtaataatttgattttttcttctattgtatgaaataaattaaaactaaatttaaaaaagtagtagaacaaaagttgttagtttaatgataggaactacaaCGCCGAGAGCTTTCTGTCATTTTTTATTCAACCCTGCATAGAGGGGTTTCTTAAAAAGGACTTTAAAagtcatatataaatatttcatcgtaatataaagaaaaaatctatttttggcATTGGCAACGGTCAGCCTTAAGTGAAGCagctaagatggtagctagcTAACCTGTAAGGACATGGTAGTAATATTAATATCCATACCACAATGCGGcttctacgcgacgtcgtaccggaactttaaatcgcttggcgacaaGTCTATGTCAGTAAGAAGGCAACTTGCAATGGCCGATggctcccatcagaccagacaagcaatttcagaaattatattttcttccTAAATTACCCCTGCGACCACAGTGTTCACCACTGCGCTATAGAGGCTGACAAAGTCCATTCAAGTGTAAGTAAGTCTATagcagacaaaaaaaataaaaaaggagaaAATGTCCTCCAGAAGAGTTTTTCATTAGCTTACAAATGTACGTATATTTTCCCAAGTCACCGCCAGAATACGAAATTTTCACATCTATTttctacctaaaaaaaataagaggtgTCAGGGACTATATTAAAAGTAGCGCATGTTCAGAAAGAGTCAGTGATATGAggaatttaaatagaaaattccAAAGTGAGCAACTGAAAACAATGGTACAAAAATTGTTGACTTGTCCCATTGTCTTCGCGTATAAAGGCTTTTCTACGTTAAAATGAGGTGAATGTAAAGTTTTgcgtaatattttaagtaaaggTTAGCAGGATAACGTACAGCTTATAtatcattatcttttttttgtaaGGCTTCATCATTTTACTTACAAACTCAAATATCAtacaaaaaatcttaagtcaTTAATAATTTGACACCggtggtgcagtgggcagcgaccctactttcagagtccaaggccgtgggttcgtttccctcaactggaaaatgtttgtgtgatgaatgtttacaatgtctgggtgtttattggtatattataactatttttgtgtattatattcataaaaaatattcatcaatcatcttagtacccataacacaagccacgcttactttggggctagatggcaatgtgtgtattgtggtagtaggTATACTCGTAgtattatattcaatattacGTCTATTGCAACTGCTTTGTCTGTCATAAAAGAGATGGGACAAGAGCGTAAATCCACCACGATGCTAAAATGCGGTTGGGCgggattttacaatttttttatcacactaCGTAGGTACTCACAACTTCTGACTTCATACCCTTAAAACTTCTGATGCAAGTGCCCCgtacaaatttttattgttattctaCACCTGTCACGCCGCGTCGTGTCGCTCGCCTGCTCTACATATAACTTGGTTGGCTCAGCTCCGAAATTGGGGTATAAAAcgcaagaaatataaataacgtTACGAACTTTAGTTAACGCAAGTGAAACTGCCTTAAAAAGCTAGCATGACGATTTTTAAATGAGTGATGTGACGCTGAGTGAGATAGACGCAAATAGTTAACCGAGAAGGTACGCAAACAtgtaagagatattttaatggTTTCCGTTTTTGATACATCCCTGCTAGAGGTATCTCATTTCAGACGTTTCCTTTAGTTCAAATTAAGTAAATGCGGTAACCGTGGAACCATTGCCACCAAAGAagcttttatctttatttaactaCGAAATAAGTGTAACTTGCGAAGTTTTGAGCTTCAAAATTACTCTAGTTAATTCCTACGAGCGACAAaacttattacaatttaaattggAACTGAAAGGTCCGTCAGTTGAGCTTTGTTGGTTTTGGCCGAATATTTACGGCTCGGAGGCACAGTTGGCGCTGGATTTTTCAAATGTCATTTCAAGAATAGCTGTACACTTttgtttctaaattaaatgaaaacggAAATAACAGTTGGTGCTGCAGGGACGAAATAGAAAATTGTGTGGTGTTTAAAACgataaatgaatacattaataCGCTTTTTTTGCAGTAAACTTTCTTCATCAACGTACTTGAGAAATTTTATAGCAGTGTAACgtttttctgttacgcgccatcttataacatttttcttATACGCGCCATCTTCATTTCTAAGTCACATTTTTCCTTTAagaaccatatttatttcttatacatTCAACACGTTGGTGTGATTATGGCGGATTATTGATTGTAAATatcagttaatataaataaactagcaattattaattaatctagtagtaatagtaatcaattaattgtaaaaataaaatttaaaaaatcttaagtaaaaagttaaacttctttatggcatataaagaagtttcacttcttatGTGGGTAcaacacagaaaaaaaatattcattagataATGAGTGCCATAAATGCCCATGTGATATCTGGCCAAATGATAGGGTACAAATAGATGCCTCTAAGTATATAGTTTATGTTATGGAATGTTAAAACTACTTGCATATCTCATGTTCGGAAAATTGGCGTTCTTTATTTAAACTGCGGGTGGAAAACACCTGATTACTTTATCGCGGGtggtaaagttatttaaaaagagaaatttaaatctgttaagtaatacttaactattattttatgttttctagTTCTATTATTGATGAAGATTTTTGTCTGTTCTGTAACCTGAAGGGCACAAGTcaaaaagtaggtatatgaaGAGGTGCGATGAAAAAAAGGAACAtatttttcagatttttttaaaattgttttttcatCGATATGAAAATAAGGCGATTCCCGATTTGAACATACTACATTTTCAACTCAATAATACACCCCATTCTCTGATATCCGTCTCGTttcacaatttattattaaattagtagGTACAATCAAACCTTGAGAAATCTGTGGAATTATCTCaatttataaaaagcttataaTAATTGTTCTTAGTTAAACTACTGAATAGGTACACACAACACATTGCTCGTCAAACTACTTATGGGGCATAGAGATGAACTCATAATCCATCTGTCCTTTGAGAGATCAAAGGAGAGAGGGATTAAGAGCTTCAACTCCCCACGCAGCTATTTTTTTGCATAATCCGCTTTATGCGGGTGtaatgtattaaattcataacgCAGATAGAAAAAGCCCGTCATTGCTTTTAATCTTGACTTCCTTTGGGCTCCCGCTGGAGCGGTCGCTGAAAAGTTCCTCTTAAATCGATAAAGTTGTCCAAGGTCGCTTATTGTAAAGCTCGCCCTAATTTCCGTCGACGCCCCGTATCTGAGAACTCATCAATCACCGCGACAAAGTTGTGAAAGCCTGAGTATAACGGGAATGAGGCATTGTTTTTTACGATTCATCATCTGTTTTATGTGCTACAATATGTAAGCAgcatattgaaaatattattagaatacacataacataacataacatgttatgtgtcgtgtggtgacggcagtaCGGCGTacgaagaacgggcagcagtatCTTCTGTGCTCTGTCTCCGTCTCAGCTTGGAGATAATGGGCAAAACCCTTCTGTTGggggaggcctttagtccagcagtgggctgttatgAGCTGTTGATGAAGACATATCTTATAAAATGTTACGAAAACAATACGATCTCTTTTGtaagaacttaaaaatatcttcccCCGGCAACTGTATTTCCTGCCACGtgtaatttgagtaccttcaaggctagagtgaactttttctaggcaagcgtgctccaacctagacctcatcattgctttttaacggacatgattgtcgtcaagcgctgatctatagttaataaaaaaaaaaatcttcgcaAACTTTTCATTTCGCAAAAGGTGAGAAAAGTGACgagagtttttaaattaaaaaaatactatttcttTTGTCTGGCATAGTTTACTGCTAGAGTAA
The Pararge aegeria chromosome 6, ilParAegt1.1, whole genome shotgun sequence genome window above contains:
- the LOC120624227 gene encoding uncharacterized protein LOC120624227 produces the protein MRGHIPYDLLCGQGASGRVELQMLAGSCGKATRATAEFMVPWRGEWTPDTCAAFFEGELVLFVQTMMTIWSPRLSKLPGATMCLVNVLRSPCPTALRASSSMRQRSTRTSSSQERPCWRNRHNTSSWRGTTRSGGVRDYKRRCALHSRESSGTVN